CCTGCTCGTTGCACCAAGAGCTATGCCCCACACAACGGCTGTTCACGCATCGTCTATAACCCTTCTTGCACACGCGGTTGGCTGAGGATCggacaggaaatgatacagaaTCAAACTGCAAATGTCACCACACAAACATGGGTAAAGGAGTTTTTTTACTGAGAAACAGATTCAACTTACCACAGTAGGACTGCTTCTCATCAGACTTGTCTTTGCAGTGGGCCATGCCATCGCAGGTTAGGGTGTAGTTAATACAATCTCCATTTCCACACTCAAACTCATCGATGTTGTTACATGTAGTGTTGAGCGCtgtgagagaaagacaaaaatgcACTGAGAGAGAGTGGCCTAACAGCCTGGAGAATCCTATGTGCTCATTCAAATCCATTAAAAGCCTGATCttgtttttctaaataaaataaaatatattttcatcaaATTGCATGCATAGGGTAACTTCATTAGAACCCCTTCATATGGTGTCCCAGCCATTGGCATTTTAAGCCAAAATTCTATTAGGAATCCCTGTTCTGTGTTACCTATGCAGGTGTTGTCTTCCAAAAGCTTCCTGTCGCCACGGCAACTGCAGTTGACCCTTCCCTCAGAGGTCAGCAAACAAAGGTCCTGACACCCTCCATTGTTAACACGGCACAAAGAGAACTCACCTATGCAGAAATGAGGAAAGTTAGGAAGGGTTAGCCACATTTCACGAGTCTGCTCATGttaacacgcgcacacaaacacacacaggcgtgaGTCGGCTGAGGATTTCACCCTTCATTCACCCTTCCGACAAAGAAGCAAACACCCACCCTCCCATGTCTGCATTCACATCAGCAGACACATACGCCTGCGTGAATGTGGTGATGCCTTCACTGACTGCGCATGTCATTGTGACTCAATCTAAATGGGATTTGCCGCTATTACCACAGGCGCTCTGCTTACATGGTCCCGGTGCGTATTGGGGCGCGAGAGAGTttactgaggaggaagaggatggctGACGATAtggtagagagagaaaaaatgcaGGGCCCCATTGATGGGAGATATAGAACAAGATGAGCTTGAGAAAGAGGTGGAGAAGTGTAAGAGAAATCATGAATTCAGCAGGCACTTTTCTGTGGTAATACAGAGCGGATGTTGGTAATTTGTAAAATGTCATCACCTTATATTTTTCACTGTCCCTCCTAGATTAGTTCTGTCACCTCATTAACTGCGCGTCAATGTTGTAGCTATGCATTTCAAACTACCTTCTATTTTGCACCATTGTGATGAAAGGCATTCTTGTCAAGATACTTAAGTCTATATTTAGAGGTTAGATTTTGACAGAAAATCAAATGATGATCAAAATCataataaatattcatttaaaagattCTTATGAATGAAAATGGGATTCATGGAAATATCGCTGTTACTTTATGCATATCACCCAGTGCTAAGCATTATGTACTTCACACTATCTTCGCACAGtagcaccaaaacacacacacacacacacacacactcttatacACAAAGCTGGATCCCTCTGTGTGTAAAAACTCACAGCTATTGGTGTCGTTAGCCACAGCGACGATTCCCATTGGCTGCTGAGGTATGTCGTTACGTAGCACCTTCATGTCTCCTCCTGTGTATTTGTCGGCCCGGAGCACGGCCCTCCTCACCCAGTCAGTCCAGAAGATGTAGTCACCGTACACAGACAGGCCAAATGGATGGACGGGCTCATTCTTCAAGACCACCTGCAGGGGGAAGCACAACCACAGTCACAACCTCAGCAAATTCTCACAGATCATCAGGCAATCCCCCGATTACAATCATCCTGCTGTGCGTGTACACAATGTACACTGTGATTGTCGCGATTGCGTGTATGTTACTCACATAGCGGCGAGTGCCGTCATACTCGCAGCGCTCTATCTTGTCTAGTGTGGCGTCAGAGAAATAGAGTTTTTCAGCGCGGTGGTCTATCGCCAAGCCGTTAGGCGTTCGGATATCACTGCCGATGATCACGAGGACGTTGGAGCCCGCCAGTGTCGCACGCATAATACTGGGAGACTGCTCGTTCCAGTTGGTCCAAAACATGaggctgcagacagagagaaaaaaacgtgAATTTGTTTAACTTAATTTAGGAATGCTTTTGATGCAAAGAAGTGTGGTGTGAATTATTTATCGATTTATTTTTCCACCTCTGACACTCATCGAGGACAAAGGCTCTGGGGTGGTCATCTCCCGACATGCTGACCACGGTGTGCCTGTCGACGGCACCCCAGCGGCTCTGATCCACGGTGTGGCGGGTGATGGTTGAGGTAGTGTAGCTGGTCCAGTACAACATATCCCAGCCCCTGTGGTACGACAAGCCCTCCACCGAGCCAACGTCTGAAAAATAATCAGAGGATAAATCAGAGGGGGTTAAGGAAAAGAAGCACGTCAATCCCAGTCCACTGTTAAAAGGCCGAGTGTGGACTGTCTGGGAGCAGCTGCGTGTTGGCAGTCTGCTGTGGGGCAGCACAGAGTCCGGGCTGGACATGACAGTGTGGTATTAATGACAGAGAACGCAGTGTGATTCAAAGCTTTTATCCAGCAAATAGCTGACTAAAAAAGGTCACAATAACAGTTGCAGCATTGCGTATTACTTTCCATTGCACTACCTCATCAACGGGTGAGAAGTAAAAAGGGATTTTTGTCTGATCTGCAACCTTGGAACGAGTAAGAGGTTGCGAGCTCCTCGCCTGCACGAGGGCCAGAAGACAGGACAGAGTGAGCCAAGACAGAGGAACACAAAGTTCTGCAGTGGCAGATAGAGGACAGCTGCTCTGCTAGAGCACAAGTTTACTTCGGGAGGAGTACATCTGAAAACACATCCAATGCCAGATGATTGGTAATAATTGCCTTCTTGTAAATGTTGCTGCAATGGAACCGGGAAGGGTCTAATAATCTCAGCGGGCATTTCCAGGCCAAGGGCGGGATGATCGGGGAGGTTCGCCACCAGGTGGGACACTTAACACTCCACCTCAACATATCCAGGGAAACGCCACGTATATCCATCAACATTTGACCGGCTCATGCCACGAGACTGTGAATGAACCAAAGCAACTTGGTGAGTTGAGCAAGAGCATGccacagaaaatagaaaaaacttgCTTATCATGCTTGTAAATCAATGCCCTTAGAATCGATGAAGAGCAACTTGAATTCCACTCCCCTCTTTCCTGGGGGATGTTAATGAATTATAAAAATCTAGCCTGCAGCTCTCTCTATTCAAATTATTGCTGTTCAGTCTTGTTCGTCATCACGCTTCATTGTTTGAGCCTAAACAAGCCTTAAGGTCTTGTACATTTTCTCATGCTGTTTACAATAATTCAGATGAGCTAAATGTACAGCCCTTGAGCTCAGCTGGTTATACTGACACTGCTAGTTCTTTATTGCAGTTATTTGCAGTGGGTGTGATAGCCGTTTAGTGTATGTATGCTATCGGACCAGCAATAAATAACGCTTTCAGAAAATTAACAGAAACAATTGACCCTTGTACAAACTATGTCGGGCCCCATTAGTCCCTCCCACAGAGCGCGGGCCGGCCCATCTCTCGCCGGCTCCACGATAATCAGTCCAGAGTTCACCTGACGTTTACTCTGTTTCGTCCTCTCTTACTGTCAAACATTCaactcctttcattttctcctccGGCAGAGTTGTGTGTCTCAGCAGATCGGTTCCTTGGAGGCAGGAGTGAGGCTGATTGTGGATTGCTGAGCACGGGCCTGATTGAGACGTCATGTGGAGTAGCTGCCTGCTCTGAGGTGACAGGAAATCAACCCATCTACGGCATTTAGCTCTCGATACTTGGACGCTTTAAAAAGAGGTTGATGGAAACCCCCGGCAATTAACTTGACGTCACCGGAGGAGTTATTTAACTCACTTTTAACATCACCCGTCCATTCCCAGGTGGAGCAGATTGCGAGGACTCGGATGGCTTTACTCACATACGGCTCTTTGGAAGCAGCTTGAAATCTACTATGAAAATGGTCATTTGATGGATGCTTTTCAATGCAAATGTCATTTCCCAAATTAGACATGAACGTATGTAtctatgtgtgtatttattcatgtaaatCACATCCACTGTCGGTGCTTTTCATTGGTAGATTTATAGGGAAGTTATTGGAACGGTGTTCCGCTGTTCAGCCACAGTATGAGTAACCATTCCCACTGGTATTATCAGTAGTTTTATGACCGATTTGAGAATACTTGGCCGAACCAAAAGCCAACAGTGGCAGCATAGCTGAAGGCATGATGCTGCTGTTGAACAGTTCAGAGGATCTGCTGGGGAACGGCAGCAACACTGGGCATGGAGACGTGGAGCGGGTCCTCGTCCCCGTACTAGATGCACTGATTCTGGTGCTGGGAGTTAGCGGACACACCATGGTGATGATGATCCTGTGTGGAAGGCGGAGGAGTGGCGTGAGACACATTGGCCAGTCCCGTCAAAGCCCCATGACAGGAACAGGAACAGACGTCCTCCTGGTGGCTCTGAGCGCTGCCGACCTGCTTTTGCTCTCCATGCTCCCTTTCCACACCGTCGCCATAGCCATGCAGCGGTGGCCGTTCGGAGACTCTATGTGTCGCCTGGTGAGCTTCTTGGGATCGGCCTGCTCCTCCGCCAGTGCCTTCACGCTGGCCGCGCTGGCTGCTTCTCGATATCTGACTGTGGTGTGGCCTGCCAGGGCTTTCtgcctcctctcccctcgcCGTGTGTCTATAGCTGCTGTGCTCCTGTGGGTCCCGGCCTGCTGCCTGGCTACTCCACAGCTGGTTTTTCGCTTTGTGGGAGCCACCCCACCCCGAGCCTCTGATGGccttgcttgtttttctttcctatcCCACAGAGACCAGTTGATCTATGGATTGTTTCACTTCCTTCTGGCCTTCTTGCTTCCACTGGTCACCATTGCAGTGGCATACGGCAGCATCTACAGGTTCCTCTGGAGGAGCCAACGGGCCGGCAGGGCTCCCCAAGTAGAGCGCTACCACAGCAAAGTGACCCAGACGTCGGCCATGCTGGTGCTGGCTTTTGCCCTGTGCTGGCTGCCCTCCTACGGACTGACACTCGCCTTACTGGTGGATGAACACTCAGGGACCACTGGTACATCCCCACGTTACGGCCCCTTTGGTGTATTTGCACGCCTCATGGCAACATCCTCTATGGTGATAAACCCCATCCTATATGTACTAATGTCCCAAAAGTTCAGACAAGACCTGCTGAGGCTGTTCAAGAGGGACGAGCAAGGAACCAGTGTTGCTGTGGCAATGGAAGCTGCCTGACAGTATTACCATCAACAACCAGCTCGATATGTCACACACAGAAACTGGATAAATCCTGATTTATTCTGAATCCAGAACAATTTTAAGCCAAGCAGCTTTGTCGGAGGACTCACGTGGGGAAAGAAGGGACACGATCTTTACCCTCAATTTGAAACGTCTACTTCACAAGCAGGAACAAGGAACAATACCAACAACAGCATCTTTGCCTCTTCACAACATTCAATGATTGTCTGGGTATTGTTCAAGACGATCAAACCAGTAGCACTGAGAGTTGCTGCTCCACGGGGAAAGTGGGATAAACAATCGTGAATCATGCAGTCCTTGTAAAACCTTTTAAAGTAAAGCCCTGTGGGTAAAACATTAACGGTGCAcctgtgttttgttgtgctgAGATAAGGTTATCTGTGAATCTGAATGCCTGGTTGTACTGATCAACATTCCTTTCTCGAAGCTTTGTGTCTTGTTTGGCTACagcttcagaataaaagcttgCTGGTGTGAGAGTGCTTTGAGAAACAGTGGTTTTCCCCCCTTGAAATGTTCTCAGTGGGGATCTGATGTCTACAACTAAGGGAAGTGAAGTAGTAATAAATAACTGTGATATGCCCAATATCCCTTTTGGGAGGGGGGAAAATCTTATATAATCTAATGAGCTTTAATAAGCTTATGTCTCAGATAAACTGGGACATGAGCTTGTGGAATGATAAAAGTGTCTCTGTGACTTAAATAGAGGGAATACTCACTCTCTACCACGGTCTTGCGGTCGGATCCGTCATCACTGATCTGCTGAATGTTGCCGAAGTGGATGTCGGAGAAGAATATTCGGTTagctccctttcctccccctcctctgtaaTCGAAGGTGAGTGCAATGACATTCTTCATGTGCTCGGGGTCCTCAAACGGTTTTATGGGTGCGTTCCGGTTGTTTTCATCGGACAGGTGGACACTCTTTAGTATGGTG
The Gasterosteus aculeatus chromosome 17, fGasAcu3.hap1.1, whole genome shotgun sequence DNA segment above includes these coding regions:
- the LOC120835328 gene encoding galanin receptor type 2, producing the protein MMLLLNSSEDLLGNGSNTGHGDVERVLVPVLDALILVLGVSGHTMVMMILCGRRRSGVRHIGQSRQSPMTGTGTDVLLVALSAADLLLLSMLPFHTVAIAMQRWPFGDSMCRLVSFLGSACSSASAFTLAALAASRYLTVVWPARAFCLLSPRRVSIAAVLLWVPACCLATPQLVFRFVGATPPRASDGLACFSFLSHRDQLIYGLFHFLLAFLLPLVTIAVAYGSIYRFLWRSQRAGRAPQVERYHSKVTQTSAMLVLAFALCWLPSYGLTLALLVDEHSGTTGTSPRYGPFGVFARLMATSSMVINPILYVLMSQKFRQDLLRLFKRDEQGTSVAVAMEAA